A window of Gallaecimonas kandeliae genomic DNA:
GCGATACTCCAATTTTGGTGCGGAAGGAGAGACTTGAACTCTCACGCCTTGCGGCGCTGGAACCTAAATCCAGTGCGTCTACCAATTCCGCCACTTCCGCTCGTCGAATGGTGGCTATGGCGGGATTCGAACCTGCGACCCCATCATTATGAGTGATGTGCTCTAACCAACTGAGCTACATAGCCAACGTAACGAACGGCGCGAATTATGCCGAGACCAAAGCACAGCGTCAACGGTTAAGGTACAAGTCCTTGTTTGTTTGCCGACTATTTAGTCAGGGCTGCTCGGGCGCTGGCCAACCTGGCCATCAACCTGCGGAGGCGCAGACCTGGTCGCGGCCACCGCGCTTGGCGGCCAGCAGCTGGGCATCGGCCCTGTCGAAGGCGGCCATCAGGCTTTCCGCTTCTACCACTTCCACCACCCCGAAGCTGCCGGCAAGGCTTTGACCCTCAGCGGTTATCTGCTTGATGGCCTGGCGCAGCCGGTCGGCCGTGTGGCAGGCCTCGGCCAGGTTGGTGCCGGGGAGCAGCAACAGGAACTCGTCGCCGCCGAAGCGGCCCAGCAGGTCGGCCTGGCGCAGCTCCTGCTGGACGGCCTTGGCCACCTCCACCAGGGCGCAGTCACCGACGCTGTGGCCGAAGCTGTCGTTGATCTCCTTGAAGTGGTCGATGTCAAAGACGACCAGGGAGATGGGCTTGCCGTAGTGGCGGGCGCGCATGATCTCCTGGCTGGCCTGCTCGAAGAAATGGCTGCGGGAAGCCACCTGGGTCAGGCTATCCATCAGCACCATCTGGCGGAGCTGGCTGTTATGGCTGGCCAGTATCGGCACCGTCAGGCCGAAGTAGGTGCTGGCGGCCAGCACATTGATGGCGAACTGGTAGATGAGGGCGTGATCCCCCAAGCCGAACCACTTGATGCCGAGGGCGGTCAGGGTGCTGAGCAGGGCCAGGCTGAGGCCGCTGCGCAGCGGGCTCTCGGTGTAGACGATCCACATCTGGGGGATACTCAGGAAGAAGGCGGTGAAGGCCACATCGGGGTAACGGAAATCGGCGGTCAAGGCCATGGTCAGGAGCAGCAGCGCCATGCTGGCCAGCAGCTTGACGATATAGGGCAGCAATGGCTCCCTGAGGTGGCGCAGGCCCAGTTGGCTGAGCCAGGCGCCGCTCTTGGGGTAGAGCCTGCTGATGACGGAGATGAACAGCGGCGTCAGCACCACCACGCCCACCAGGTCCCCTATCCACCAGGGTAGCCAGCTTTGGGCCGCCTCTTCCTGGTCCATGATGCCGCCGACAACCAGCGCCTGGGTGCCAAGCAGAGCCGCCAGCAGGGCCGAAATGGCTCCCAGCACCAGCATCGCCAGTATGGCCGCCGGCAGCTTCTGACGCTGGGTACGGGCTATCACCCAGTTGAGTGCCGCCGCCCCTACCCCGTAGGAGAGCAGGTGGGCGGCGCCGAAGAGGCCGCCCGACAGCAGCAGTTGCTGCCAGGGTTGGTGGGACTGGTAGAGGTCATCTTCCCAGAAGGTGGCCAGCAGGGCGGCACACAGCAAGGGCAGCAGCGCCTTTCTTCCCAGCAGCAGCAGGGCCGCAAAGCTGACCGCCGCCGGTGGAAACCAGACACTGACGTGGGGGGCGTATTCCAGAAGGGCCGATACCCGCCACATCGCCAGCCAAAGCAGGCCCAGCACCAGGGGGCCAAGCCAAGTGGCGCGCAGCAGCAGCGAATTGATGCGGATCTTCTGCTGCAGCCTCTTCATGGGAGCGGTAATAGGGGCTTTATCCAAGGGCACTACCTTATGGCTTGGGCTGTTGTCTGCCATCTTGCCTTTCTAGGTATTCGTGTTTTTATGAAAATCCATTTCTCCATGATGTTAACACTTCCAGACCGGGATCCAGTCCATCTTTACCCGTAGCCGTGCGCCTTGCCAGCGCTTTCTTAAGCGGACCCTGCGTAGAAGCTTTCCTGGATCTCCATCGCCATGCAGCGCTCCTCGTTGGCGGGGATCACCAGGCTGGGGAAAGGCCCCAGGAACGCCAGCCGGGCCAATATGGCCTTGCGCACCGGTCTTGCGTTTTCCCCTATGCCGCCGGTGAAGACCAGGGCGTCCAGGCCACCTATGGAGACGGCCATGGCCGCCACCTGTTGGGCGACCTTGAGGGCGAAGTAATCGAGGGCGAAGCGGGCCGCGTCGCTGTGGTCGCGCAGCAATGTCTTGACGTCGTTGGTCAGGCCGGACAAGCCCTTGAGGCCGGACTCCTGGTACAGCAGGTGCTCGGTTTCCGCCAGGCTCATGCCCAGTTCCCGCTGCATGTAGAGCACGGCCCCCGGGTCCAGGTCGCCGCAACGGGTACCCATGGGCAGCCCAGACAGTGCGGTCAGGCCCATGGTGGTGTCCACGCTCTGCCCCTGGTTGATGGCGCAGAGGCTGGCACCGTTGCCGAGGTGGGCAGCCACCACCCTGGCATCGGCCAACTGGGGGTGGTCCTGTTTGAGGCAGTGGGCTATCCAGTCGAAGGACAGGCCGTGGAAGCCGTAGCGGCGTACCCCTTTCTGATGTAGCCAAAGGGGCAGGGCATAGCGCTGGAAGAGCGGTTGGTGGCGGGCATGGAAGGCGGTGTCGAAGCAGCCGTATTGGACCAGATCGGGCCGCCGGGCGGCCAGGGTGGCCACCCCCGCCAGGTTATGGGCCTGGTGCAAGGGGGCCAGGTGACAAAGGCCGTGCAGGTAGTCCAGGGCCTCCTGATCGAGCCGGGTGGGGCCGGCAAAACGATCGCCGCCGTGGACTATACGGTGGGCGGCCGCCACCAAGGTCCAACCATTCTGGCGCTGCTCCAGCCACTCCAGCGCCACCTGCAGGGCCGCCTGGTGGTCCGGCGCCGCGACCGGCTGCAATTGCGCCGCTTCCTGGCCGTCATCGGCCTTGAAACGGGCATCCAGGCCGATGTCTTCCACCTTGCCGCCGGCCAGCAGCGGCAGCCCAGGAGCCAGGGCGAAGAGCCGGAACTTGAGGCTGGAAGAGCCGGTATTGAGTACCAAAAGGGCCTGGGTCATTTCAGTTCTCCCCTGCGGCGGGCTTCGGCCAGGAAGAGGGCGGCGGCGCAGGACAGCAGCCGGGTGCGCAGGCTGTCGGCCCTGCTGGTGAGGATGATAGGCACCCTGGCCCCCAGCACTATGCCGGCGGCATTGGCGTGGCCCAGGAAGGTCAGCTGCTTGGCCAGCATGTTGCCGGCCTCGATGTCCGGTACCAGCAAGATGTCGGCATCCCCTGCGACCTTGGAGGCGATGCCCTTGTCCTTGGCGGCCTGGGGGCTGATGGCGTTGTCCAGGGCCAGGGGGCCGTCCAGCAGGGCGTCTGTGATCTGGCCCCTGTCGGCCATCTTGCAAAGGCAGGCGGCGTCCAGGGTGGAGGTCATGCGGCTGGTCACCGTCTCTACCGCCGAGAGCAGCGCCACCTTGGGCTTGCGCGCGGCGCCAAAGAGGGTACGCCAGAGGTCGATTGCGTTCTGGCAGATGTCGGCCTTCTGCTCCAGGCTGGGGGCTATGTTGATGGCGGCATCGGTGATCACCAGCGCCTTGTGGTAGCCGTGCACCTCCATCACGTAGGCGTGGGAGATGCGGCGCTCGGTGCGCAGGCCGCTGTCCGAGCGCACCACGGCCGACATCAGCTCGTCGCTGTGCAGGGCCCCTTTCATCAGGGCGGCCACCTGGCTCGAGGCCGCCAGTTGCACCGCCTTGGCCGCCGCCGCATGGCTGTGCTCGGCATCGAGCAGAGGCCAGCCCTGGATGTCGATGCCGCTCTCCCGGGCCGCAGCCAGGATCCGTGCCTGGGGTCCCACCAGCACAGGTTCGATAAGCCCCTGTTCGGCCGCTTCCTTCACGGCCCTGAGGGCATTGGCGTCCACGGGATGGACAACGGCGGTGGGGACCGGGGCCAGTTCCTTGCAGCGGGCCAGCACCGCCTGGTAGTGGTCCCGGTAGAGCTCCACCCGGGGCAGGGAAGGCCTTGGCACCTGGTGGGGCGCCGTCGGGGCCAGGGCCGTGACGCTGCCCTCCACCAGGGTTTCCCCCAGGGCATTGCGGCACAGGCAGTCCAGCACCACTGTCGGGCTGTCTTCGGCCTTTTCCCTGACCGTCAATGCCACCTGCACTTCATGGCCGGGATCCAGGGGTTTCAGGAAACGCAGCTGTTGGGCCAGCAGGCGGCTGCCCGGGCCAGGCAGCAGGGTGCTGAGCACTGTGGTTATCTGTGAGGCCGCCCAGATGCCGTAGCCGTTGCCTTGGCCGTCGGATTCACCGGACACCAGATCCAGCAGTTTGATGTCTTCCTCGGTCAGGGTGCGTCTCAGGCTGGCGCTTTGCCCCACCTGCAACTGGTCGAAGGGAATATTGCTCAGCAGTTCCTGGCT
This region includes:
- a CDS encoding sensor domain-containing diguanylate cyclase — protein: MADNSPSHKVVPLDKAPITAPMKRLQQKIRINSLLLRATWLGPLVLGLLWLAMWRVSALLEYAPHVSVWFPPAAVSFAALLLLGRKALLPLLCAALLATFWEDDLYQSHQPWQQLLLSGGLFGAAHLLSYGVGAAALNWVIARTQRQKLPAAILAMLVLGAISALLAALLGTQALVVGGIMDQEEAAQSWLPWWIGDLVGVVVLTPLFISVISRLYPKSGAWLSQLGLRHLREPLLPYIVKLLASMALLLLTMALTADFRYPDVAFTAFFLSIPQMWIVYTESPLRSGLSLALLSTLTALGIKWFGLGDHALIYQFAINVLAASTYFGLTVPILASHNSQLRQMVLMDSLTQVASRSHFFEQASQEIMRARHYGKPISLVVFDIDHFKEINDSFGHSVGDCALVEVAKAVQQELRQADLLGRFGGDEFLLLLPGTNLAEACHTADRLRQAIKQITAEGQSLAGSFGVVEVVEAESLMAAFDRADAQLLAAKRGGRDQVCASAG
- a CDS encoding acetate/propionate family kinase encodes the protein MTQALLVLNTGSSSLKFRLFALAPGLPLLAGGKVEDIGLDARFKADDGQEAAQLQPVAAPDHQAALQVALEWLEQRQNGWTLVAAAHRIVHGGDRFAGPTRLDQEALDYLHGLCHLAPLHQAHNLAGVATLAARRPDLVQYGCFDTAFHARHQPLFQRYALPLWLHQKGVRRYGFHGLSFDWIAHCLKQDHPQLADARVVAAHLGNGASLCAINQGQSVDTTMGLTALSGLPMGTRCGDLDPGAVLYMQRELGMSLAETEHLLYQESGLKGLSGLTNDVKTLLRDHSDAARFALDYFALKVAQQVAAMAVSIGGLDALVFTGGIGENARPVRKAILARLAFLGPFPSLVIPANEERCMAMEIQESFYAGSA
- a CDS encoding bifunctional enoyl-CoA hydratase/phosphate acetyltransferase, whose protein sequence is MSQELLSNIPFDQLQVGQSASLRRTLTEEDIKLLDLVSGESDGQGNGYGIWAASQITTVLSTLLPGPGSRLLAQQLRFLKPLDPGHEVQVALTVREKAEDSPTVVLDCLCRNALGETLVEGSVTALAPTAPHQVPRPSLPRVELYRDHYQAVLARCKELAPVPTAVVHPVDANALRAVKEAAEQGLIEPVLVGPQARILAAARESGIDIQGWPLLDAEHSHAAAAKAVQLAASSQVAALMKGALHSDELMSAVVRSDSGLRTERRISHAYVMEVHGYHKALVITDAAINIAPSLEQKADICQNAIDLWRTLFGAARKPKVALLSAVETVTSRMTSTLDAACLCKMADRGQITDALLDGPLALDNAISPQAAKDKGIASKVAGDADILLVPDIEAGNMLAKQLTFLGHANAAGIVLGARVPIILTSRADSLRTRLLSCAAALFLAEARRRGELK